The DNA sequence GCAATGAAACTCTGCGCCTAACCGacgagggaaaaaagaaaaacaacaactcCACCTAGCCAGGTTGTGCTACAACTTCGCTAACGGATGTTCTCTAAATAACGACAATGCCAAAACCCCATCATGACGCCTCTAACAGATGGCCACCGTCAAAAGCACTTGTCTCCTCTACGCCTCTAGAATGATATGGTTTATAGAATGATGGACATCTACCGTCGATGCTCTATCATGGAAAGCCGACACTCATGTCGTAGCCTAGGTCGCACAAACGTCACAGAGGCCAAAGGAGAAAGTCTGCCGACATCAGTAGTCTTGAGTGGAGCTACTGTTGAGCATCGTGACTGTCTCAATCACGTCAGCTGGCTCCAACAGATGCCAACTGGCAGAAGTCTGCTTCGAACTAGCACCGACGGTTACGGAGTAGACATGATCTTGTGGGAGGTCGAACTTTTGAAGGGCTCGAAACATATCTGTGACAAATTAGCCATCATTGATGATACCCACTAGCCAGAGACGGACTAGACATACCTTCATCAGTAAAGTCGTCCCCAGAGCAGAAGATGAATTCAGGAGCCTGTCCAGGGCCAGTCCCGTATTCGTTGACTAGTCGGCTTGCGATGAACCCTTTGTTGACAAAAGTCGGACGAACTTCCAAATTGGCCTTGCCTGCCATGACTTCCACGTCCCATCTTTTCCCTACAGTCTCCTCTAGATGTTTTCGGCACTCCCGAGCCTGGAACGCACCATACTCAGGGTCTGCCCGCCGATAATGCCATGTCAAAGCAACCCGTTTCCTCTCAATGAAAGAGCCTTGAGTACGTTCAGTATAGTGCTGGAATATCTCCATGACCTCTTTCTGCCATCCCATGTTCGATCGTTCAGCCAAATTCTCCCAGTCGTCCGAGCGTGGTTTCCGGATGAAGCAACCATGCTCGGCACTCAAGCCTAATTCAGGTATGTGACCCATCCATTCGTCGAGAAATGCTTGGTCGCGCCCACTGATAATCCATACTGCGTTGCGGGAGTCTGCGGCTAGAGTTTTGATGGTCCGCAAGACGCGGTCAGATGGTATAGCAGCTTGTGGATCTTTGACGATTGGGGTAAGTGTGCCATCATAGTCGAACATGAAAAGCCTCTTCCGTGCCTTACGATACTGCTTCAATAGCTTGGCTCGATCGAGAGCGGGAGTCGCCACAGATTGGTCAAACGAAGAAAGGTTGGTCAGCAAACGAGAGAGATATTGTGTGGACCAAGCCGACACTGTGTTTGTTGTGACATGCTTGTAGAGCTTCTGATGGCTTGCCTTTTTACTCTCAGgtgacattgtcaaggcCTGATTGATGGCTCCAGCTACGCCTGCCGTGTCCCAAGGATTGATATGGATCGCACTTGAGAGGGTCCCTGCAGTTCCTGAGAACTCGGAGAGGATCAAAGGACCGTGGCTTTGCTGTTGGCAAATGATATACTCCAAACTAGTCGTGTTCATGCCATCTCGAACGGTGGTGATCAGACCGACATCAGCCACGCGCAGCAAGGCAAAATACTCATGCTGGGAGAGATATTGCGGGTAGTACTTGACGGGTGAGAAGCTCAAAGACCCAAAGCGGCCGTTTATGGTGGAAACAAGATTGGAGATTTGACTTGCAATTttgttctcctccttttcctcttcgacACTGGTCGGACTGGTCACTTGGATAAGCACGACCTTATCGCGCCATTCAGGGTACCGCTCTAGGAACACTTCGAAAGACTGCAACTTCTGGGCCACACCACGGACACTGTCCAACCGATCACGGCCGACAATGATCTTCTTCCCGGCGTAAAGCTTGCGTATCCCTGTCACAGCGTTCTCAATCTCAGAGGCACCGAAGGCAATATTTTGGATTGCCTTGGCATCGATACCAATAGGGAAGACGTCCACGGCCACGTGAGCGCCATACGCATCAACTCCGGCAGAGTTGGAGTCAAATCCGAGCACCCGAGTGCAGCAGGATGAAAAATGGCGGGAATATGAGAAAGTCTGAAAACCAATCATGTTCGCACCCAATACTCCGGTAAGCACCTCCTTGCGCTTAGCTAGACAGCGCATAAACTCGCTACTGGGAAATGGGGCATGTAGGAAGAAGCCAATGTAAATGTTTGGGATCCGCTGCCTCAACATGCTgggcaaaaggaaaagatggTAGTCATGGATCCAAACAATATCGCCTTCCTGATATTCTTTTAGAATTCGGTCCGCAAATAACCGATTCATTCGGACGTAATCCGCCCACCAGTTGCGTTCAGACCGGCCGTCAGTGGGGCCATGTTGCTTGTAATGCAGGAGAGGGTACAGCTCCCTTTCTGCATATCGCCTCCATCTGCCTTGGTCCTCCAAGAAGATTGTATCCTCGGGGATTTCTGTCTCAGCCGACAGCCACACGGGGGCAATTTTACCGTATCGCCCAGAGCTTAACTGTGCATCTAGTCGACTTCGATCGTCCTGGCTGACTGTGAAACCATCTAGAAGAGGATGGCTAGGTGGCCGCTGATTGGCGTCCACAGGGACAGGTGCTGCCGCCTTATTGAGAGGTTTTGCTGTACCATTAGTCGCAGCTGGCAGCTTCGCACTAGTGTTTATGGGGATTTGCTGCAAAGGCACTGTGTCCTCCGGAACTGGTTCTACTTCGCCGGTCCAGCCAACGAGCGTATGTGACCAATTAGTCTCCTCGGAACCCAAATATGCCAAAGAATCGAATAGTGCCGAGGTTCCCGGACGGGGTTTGAGCTCCTGTTAAATGATTAACCTAACTATCTCAAAATTTTTGGTAGACTCTAAGATGGAAAAGAGGGCACAACTGAATAGATAAACGGGGAATACATACCCAAGAAGACTCTCGCCGATAGTAAACCTTGTATGGGATACAGAAGGCGGCACTAATGATTCGTCCAGAGAGACGCAACCCTGGGTGTTGTTGACGTAGATCTGCCTCCAGCACTTTGGGCGTCTCCCTCAGGCTCAAACGACGCAAGAGTTCAATTCTCGACCTCGCATCCTTGGCTGCCTGAGCAGGAGTAGTAGGGGTAGCATTTGACGACTCCGAAGACATCTTTTCGCCAGGGGTTTTAGAGAAGTACGAAGGCGCATCGGTGGTGAAAGATTGCTTTTTCTCACCACCCGGAATAGGGGTAGCAGTTGAGGCCTTGGTGTAAGCCTCTTCACCTAGAACTTTGACGCCCGGACCAACCAGAACCGGGTCAGGCTGGTCACTGGGAATCTTTGCAGGAGTCGTCCTTTGTTCAGAGGACATTATCAGGTATCGATAAAAAAGTAATGAGGACGATGCAAGGGGGAGATGCGAATGACAGCGGGCGAGGATCTAATCAGCTACTCGATCTGAAGTTTCCAAAGACTAGTCAGAGAAACGACATTGTCTTCGAGCTTCTGTGTACGAGATCGATGACCAACAACAGGGGAGTGGGCAACTGTAGGACGTTTAGAGTCGCAGGTACCTCGGAGAAATGGAGTGGGAGAGAGATCAAGCTAGTTTGGTGGTgtggggagggggggaagCCACGAACTATGCCCTGGACAGCAAAACGAGTATCATTGAACTGGGGGCTATGGGAGGATTAGAACGCCGTAGATAAGGGATTGTTGTTGGAGTAATGGTGAAGGGCGTTtgcttctctcttctctcttttattcTCCAACAAGAGTGAAAGCGTGAGTCAAGGGAAGACGGAGTggggagagagggagagaacGAGTCACTGACGGAGGGTTGAGGGCAGgtttgaagaaagagaggggcGGACCGTTTAGAAGTCACAGGCGGTGAAGACCTGAAGAACGTGGTTTCAATCGCTTCGCTCGGTTGTTGGCTGCTTAATATACTCAAGCAATaggaagagctggattgTTCACGAGCCAGGGAAGAGAGGCATGAGGGATATAAGGTAGAAcgggagagaaggagatagagagagagggaagacCAAAGCAAGAACGGTGATGGGCCACACCCCCCAAAACGGACTGTTCCAGGCCGGTGACTcggaggaaaaagaaaacatatacctacctacctTAATCATCTTAGTTATTCTCGGGAACAATTATAGTACCATGGACTATAATATAAGTACCCAACCAGACATAATCTACAAAGTATGTAATTGTAGTcccatgatgatgaattaATAGTCAATTCGAATAACCGGTTTCCACGTTCGTACCCCACGATACTGGAGTGGATGATGCGATCCATGAAGTTCCTCTTTATCAGCCCTTCATCCCCCCCGCCAATCGTGCGTTCATCACACATGTACGTCATTATTCGAATGCTTGAGATaaattttccttttttttttctttcttgttctcttaTCCTGGTTCACCCGAAAATAGACAGATAATGACTACAGAATGATGATCTGCCAATGGGGCACGAAGATGGACCGGATGGTCCCTTCTCCGGGTTGATTTTTGACATACAATTTATATGTCATGCTTGTGATAGACGTATctaatactactagtacgTACTAAGTACTAAGAATATACACAATATTAGTACTAGCAGTAACCTCATCGAATCGTACTCGATTATCTAATCGATCGTCTGCACCCGGAGTTAGGGCAGAGTCTAGCACGTGATAAAGTTTTTGTCATCGGGTGCACGGGATGAATCATGTGCTTGCTAGCTTGTGAATGCTGCCATCTTCGTCTCTTAGTTTTGTAATTCATTCATCCATCAGATCGTCCTTTCATTCTCCTGCTTTTTCATTATAACAAATTCTTAAAACTTAGAACGTTGCTTTGGTCCGGTATATGCCCCGGATTCTCGTCAGTCATTCGCAATGCCTCGATTGCCTAGTTTCTTGCGCGACCATGCGCTTCTACCTCTCAGCCGGTTTActcccctctccttcctctgtCCTTCGGCAGCACGCGTTTCACTCTTCCCAGTCAAAACATCAAGCTATCTCTGGAACTAGGTTCTACGCTAAGGACATGGCTGTATTTAAAAACAGCCTCCCAAGGACTCTCGAGGCCCACCGATCCTCGAATAGGACCAGTTTGGTTCGTAAAGTATACGACCGGACACCCTCTAGGGACCTCGCCCGCCCTGTAATTCCGGTGAAGGAAGCTATGGCTTTGAAACTACCAGTTAAACTGGTTTCCCCAGAGGCTACAGCACAATTTGTCTCATCTGGGCCATCGACACGGACAGCAAGGAATACCCGTACCCTGGAAAAGGATCCCGTCATTACCAGCCAAACTATCCCGTGTGACCGGATACGATGGAATGTAAATACAGAACAAGGCCGATGGGAACAATCCCCATGGATGGATTACTGCGATGCAGGTCGCGAATGGCCTGACAGCTTCATGCAGCTAGATGCAGAGATCCGCGCACTTGAGGAATATTTGTTACCAACACCCCCTGAGCAGGATAGGGTTAGCCACATAGTTACTCAAGTTACGAGCATGCTGCGAGATGTTATACCTCATACGCCGCAGGTCATCGGCTCTCGGCGAACCGGGTTTGCAATGAGCCATTCGGACTTGGACTTCATCTTACCTGTGCCAGACCCAGCCCGATCGATCGACCGGGCCCGAAGGCCAAGTCCTACACGGCCACAGATCCTCAGTCTTCATAGTGATCTATTGTCTCGGGTGGAATGTACCCTTCAGCATTGCTCGTCGTTTAGCGGCCGGATTGAGTTGAGCGGCAAATGCAATTCAATTCTGACCGCTGTTCACCATGAGACCGGTATGCGAGTCCAGTTCCACTGTGGTGAAGGATTGCCCTCCTCTGTTGAGTACATATGCGACTATCATGCTGAATATCCTGCGATTCGGCCGCTATACATGGTCATCCGTCTAATATTGGAGTCGCAAGATTTGTTTGGTAGCCATAAATCGTCCATTGAGCCTGATACTCTTGTGATGCTTCTTGTGGCATTTCTTAGAATGAATCATGGCCGATTTCAAGAGTCAAGAAGCTTGGGCAAACAGCTCCTTGCTGTTTTAAAGGTATACGGCTCTGAGGTCGATCTAAGAAGTACATGTGTTTCCGTGGACCCCCCGAGCTTCTTTGATGCTGGTACTGTGAAAGACGCAATAAAAAGGTACGATGCAGAGGATTTGCCAGCCCACCTCCGCGGCCAGCGTGCACTTGTAAATCGGAAGAAAACGGCTGCTATCAAGCGCAACATACCGGCAGCCTCGAGGTTATGTCTTCAGGATCCCGCCAATTACATGAATGATCTCGGCCGTACATGTTCTCGCACCTATGAACTCCAGGACGTTTTTGCGCGCGCATATGATCGCCTTGGTATATGTCTTGGTGCATGGGAACGGCGTAATCATGGCGGTTTGAAAACTAGTCTTCTGGCCTCTGTTTTACGAGCAAATTTCGATGACTTTAGCAAGGTGCGAGCGCAGATAACCTAGGCTGGAAGAAGGTCTTGTTGTATATGAGAATAGATCAATCACTTGTAATCATAAGCAGTGTATAGTATAACCTAATTTAATATAGGTTAGAGCCATCTTATCGTATGATGAAAGTACAATACTTGAGCTTTGTTCCCTATAACCCTAGGTCAATTAACTGCGACCAATATTCCTATTATTTAAAACACAAAAACAAGACCACTATGgattggaaagaagaaaatgatagaCCGAAGATAGAAAGCCTTAAATGCCAAAGTATCAGGAAGGCAGGTAAAATTATTAAATCAACAATAGCCATTAGAGGAGATAGGGAAGATTCATATTATCATTTGTATAGAAGTTACAGAAATACGAGCATTAAGGAAACGTTGGAAGCCACAATCGCCGAGCACATCGCGACTAAGCACAGTTGCTTCACCAGTATGCTTAGAGTCCCGCAAAGAGAAGTGGATGAATCAGAGGTACACAGAGGACACGCAGTGTATTAATTACTGCAGATAATTAGTAACCTGCCTATAATAGTGAACAAgtaaaaatggaaaagaaaaaaaataaaaaaaaatgaacaaCTTACTAGATTTCCAAGGGAGAAAGTTGGTCAAGTGTGTACAGCCAGTTTCcaccttgctcttctttttcgagcCTAGTTCAAGCAGTTAGTACATAGGATTATCGTTCATAGTGCAGCGAAAAGTTCTACTAACCAGTCATAAGGCCAAAGAATTAAATGTCCTTGAACCTGGTTCAGAAGGTCCTCCGCTTGTTGTTTGTCCATCACCTCATCTGATGCATGGAATTCCCGTTTCGAGCCCAGAGTTGTAGCTCTTCGTCTCCGTCGTCGTGATTGAGCTGTGGCATTTCGGTTTAGAGCCTCCGAATAATCAACGACTGGCGGATCTGAAACCTGTTTCccatgatcttctcctgatGATCCATTATCATCATGCCGCCCGTTTTGTACGTTTCCAGATGCTGGTGCATCCAACGTTCTCAACCCAGTCATTTTTTCGTCTTTAGATGACAGtgttttctgttgttgtGCTATATCTGACCGCATACGATCGTGATTCTGGGTGTTTGCAGCTTGTCTGAGGTCAATCTTCtcagatgatgattgatCTTTCTGGCCCATCATCTGCCCTTCCGCGTTTGGACCGGCTCCTAATAAGTTAGACTTGGTTGTGAGACCACCTGCAATCAAGCTAGCACCTGTACCAGGCGGGCCAGTTTGCCTAGCATGAGCCGGACGAAATGCCTTAGCACTGTGTTGATTCTGCATCTCAGCAAAACGCTCCCCGTAATCAGCATAGTCCTTATACTCTTTCCAGGACTTCACCTCGCTGTCAGGCATGCAGCGGAAAACGCTCCGGAACAATTTCGTATTTTTCTCGGCAACAGCATGCCAAGTGTCTAGGTAAAACACGTCGATCACCGGATCTCTCATGCAGTCTTTATCAATGAATACATGTTTCATATCTGCGACCAGTGGGTGCGGGTGCTTTGTCACGTCGAACTTTTCTTTAGATGAGGGAACAGCGCCATTCCCACCGCTCTCGGTATCATGCCCTGATAAAGCTGGGTTACGAGCAGCTGACAGTCCTTCAACGACTGAACCTGGAtcatcgacatcatctgacaagatgaaggatgctttccttgtttcgTTGTCGCCATTGGCTTCTTGTTGCGGGCAATGTCTCGGTTGCTGGATGGTGCCCTTACCCTCGCTCGCAATGGGTGAGACCAAGACCTCTGACTTGTCACCCAAGAGCTGAGAATCACGCGCTTCTCCTAAACCGGCTTGCAGAGCAGCACTAAGATGATCAGGACCATAACCGTCCACATCCTTTTTATGCTCTGGGTTGGCAGTCACTCTTGCATCTGCGGTGAGCTTCCTGTTCGACTTGAGATTAGGATTGTCACC is a window from the Aspergillus oryzae RIB40 DNA, chromosome 6 genome containing:
- the orlA gene encoding putative alpha,alpha-trehalose-phosphate synthase subunit Tps2 (trehalose-6-phosphate synthase component TPS1 and related subunits); the protein is MSSESSNATPTTPAQAAKDARSRIELLRRLSLRETPKVLEADLRQQHPGLRLSGRIISAAFCIPYKVYYRRESSWELKPRPGTSALFDSLAYLGSEETNWSHTLVGWTGEVEPVPEDTVPLQQIPINTSAKLPAATNGTAKPLNKAAAPVPVDANQRPPSHPLLDGFTVSQDDRSRLDAQLSSGRYGKIAPVWLSAETEIPEDTIFLEDQGRWRRYAERELYPLLHYKQHGPTDGRSERNWWADYVRMNRLFADRILKEYQEGDIVWIHDYHLFLLPSMLRQRIPNIYIGFFLHAPFPSSEFMRCLAKRKEVLTGVLGANMIGFQTFSYSRHFSSCCTRVLGFDSNSAGVDAYGAHVAVDVFPIGIDAKAIQNIAFGASEIENAVTGIRKLYAGKKIIVGRDRLDSVRGVAQKLQSFEVFLERYPEWRDKVVLIQVTSPTSVEEEKEENKIASQISNLVSTINGRFGSLSFSPVKYYPQYLSQHEYFALLRVADVGLITTVRDGMNTTSLEYIICQQQSHGPLILSEFSGTAGTLSSAIHINPWDTAGVAGAINQALTMSPESKKASHQKLYKHVTTNTVSAWSTQYLSRLLTNLSSFDQSVATPALDRAKLLKQYRKARKRLFMFDYDGTLTPIVKDPQAAIPSDRVLRTIKTLAADSRNAVWIISGRDQAFLDEWMGHIPELGLSAEHGCFIRKPRSDDWENLAERSNMGWQKEVMEIFQHYTERTQGSFIERKRVALTWHYRRADPEYGAFQARECRKHLEETVGKRWDVEVMAGKANLEVRPTFVNKGFIASRLVNEYGTGPGQAPEFIFCSGDDFTDEDMFRALQKFDLPQDHVYSVTVGASSKQTSASWHLLEPADVIETVTMLNSSSTQDY